One stretch of Planococcus sp. PAMC 21323 DNA includes these proteins:
- the ureG gene encoding urease accessory protein UreG, which yields MGPIKIGVGGPVGAGKTMLVEKLTRTLEKEIEMAVITNDIYTKEDAKFLMENGVLPEDRIIGVETGGCPHTAIREDASMNFAAIDELVERHPNVELIFVESGGDNLAATFSPELVDFSIYIIDVAQGEKIPRKGGQGMIKSDLFVINKTDLAPYVGARLDVMASDTKVFRGEKPFVFTNLKTEEGLEEVIEWLKSHVLLKGLE from the coding sequence ATGGGACCGATTAAAATTGGTGTCGGCGGGCCAGTAGGAGCAGGGAAAACCATGCTTGTTGAAAAACTAACCCGCACATTAGAAAAAGAAATTGAAATGGCTGTTATAACAAATGATATTTACACAAAAGAAGATGCAAAATTCTTAATGGAAAATGGCGTATTGCCAGAAGATCGTATTATTGGCGTTGAAACAGGAGGCTGTCCACATACAGCGATTCGTGAAGATGCATCGATGAACTTTGCAGCAATTGACGAATTAGTAGAACGCCATCCAAATGTCGAATTGATTTTTGTTGAAAGTGGTGGGGATAACCTTGCTGCAACGTTTAGTCCTGAGCTTGTAGATTTTTCAATCTACATCATTGATGTTGCTCAAGGTGAAAAAATTCCACGAAAAGGTGGACAAGGCATGATCAAATCCGATTTATTTGTTATTAATAAAACGGATCTGGCTCCGTATGTAGGAGCTCGCTTGGATGTGATGGCTTCTGATACAAAAGTGTTCCGTGGCGAAAAACCATTCGTGTTCACCAACTTGAAAACTGAGGAAGGTCTCGAAGAAGTTATCGAATGGCTGAAAAGTCATGTTTTATTAAAAGGATTAGAATAA
- a CDS encoding urease accessory protein UreF yields the protein MNKNLLSLFQLCDSGLPTGAFSHSFGLESYIQADIVKDQKTFFDWLKVYVHEQLIYTDGVACCFVYDALEEQDLLEIWKWDRMLMVQNLPRETREGTQMIGDRLLKIAQSLYDFPILALYREQIKNKKAFAHPAIVFTMIAHGLGCSKKETVLYYFYSSSSSLTQNAVRAIPLGQTAGIIITHDFHPELQLAAEKVVQLTEDDFGITSPGLELSQMHHERVNIRIFMS from the coding sequence ATGAATAAAAACCTGCTATCGCTATTTCAACTATGTGACTCAGGCTTGCCAACAGGCGCTTTTAGTCATTCTTTCGGATTGGAAAGCTATATACAAGCAGACATCGTCAAAGATCAAAAAACCTTTTTTGATTGGCTTAAAGTGTATGTACATGAACAATTAATTTACACAGACGGAGTGGCATGTTGTTTTGTTTATGATGCGCTTGAAGAACAAGATTTACTCGAAATATGGAAATGGGACCGCATGTTAATGGTTCAAAACTTACCTCGTGAAACGCGTGAGGGAACGCAAATGATTGGGGACCGGTTATTGAAAATCGCCCAATCTTTGTATGACTTTCCTATTCTCGCTTTATACAGAGAGCAAATAAAAAACAAAAAAGCATTTGCTCATCCAGCAATTGTCTTTACAATGATTGCGCACGGACTTGGTTGTTCGAAGAAAGAAACGGTTTTATACTATTTTTACTCTTCTTCTTCGAGCCTTACGCAAAATGCCGTACGAGCAATTCCATTAGGACAAACGGCTGGAATTATCATTACGCATGACTTTCATCCTGAATTGCAGTTGGCAGCAGAGAAAGTTGTACAGTTAACCGAAGATGATTTTGGAATCACTTCGCCTGGACTTGAACTTTCTCAAATGCATCACGAACGCGTTAATATTCGTATTTTTATGTCGTAA
- the ureE gene encoding urease accessory protein UreE — MIIEKVVTNIEEMDKTEIGKRHIEKVYLESAYLVKRIQRVKTDHGNELGIRLKEARDLVAGDVLFMDDKNMIVIDVLSDDLIVISPRSINEMGNIAHQLGNRHLPAQFEGDDMLVQYDYLVEELLQEMGIPFKREDRKVKKAFRHIGHSHE; from the coding sequence TTGATCATTGAAAAGGTAGTAACGAATATAGAAGAAATGGACAAGACTGAAATCGGTAAACGTCATATCGAAAAAGTCTATTTAGAAAGTGCCTATTTAGTCAAGCGAATCCAGCGAGTAAAGACCGATCATGGCAATGAGCTCGGAATCCGCTTGAAAGAAGCACGTGACTTGGTTGCAGGCGATGTCCTATTTATGGACGACAAAAACATGATTGTCATTGATGTACTGTCTGATGATTTAATCGTCATTAGTCCTCGCAGCATTAACGAAATGGGCAATATCGCTCACCAACTAGGCAATCGTCACTTGCCCGCTCAGTTTGAAGGCGACGATATGTTGGTTCAATACGATTATTTAGTTGAGGAACTCCTACAAGAAATGGGTATTCCGTTTAAACGAGAAGACCGCAAAGTAAAAAAAGCCTTCCGTCATATTGGACATAGTCATGAATAA